The following proteins are co-located in the Planctomycetota bacterium genome:
- a CDS encoding alcohol dehydrogenase catalytic domain-containing protein, with protein MTKAKKPWAEDAMTDIPKTQRVAVYYNNRDVRIEERPVPRIGPGEILVKILASGICGSDVLEWYRIKKAPIVLGHEIAGEIVMVGEGVAKVKVGDRVAVNHHVPCNTCHYCLAGHHTACETLHTTNFDPGGFAEYVRVPALQTDRGVYPLPAGVTFEEGSFAEPLGCVVRGQRSVGLRPGQSVAVLGAGVSGILHIALAKAVGAGRILATDIDAFHLGLARRFGADEAFDARQDVPTMLRKANGGRGLDLVVVCCGALSAFEQALASVDRGGTVLCFATTDPGVELRVPLNDFWRNDVTLKPSYGNSPSDATTALELIAARRVPVADMITHRLPLQETQEGFRLMSMAGGRNLKVVILPHG; from the coding sequence GTGACCAAGGCGAAGAAACCCTGGGCCGAGGACGCCATGACCGACATCCCAAAAACTCAGCGCGTTGCGGTTTACTACAATAACCGCGACGTCCGCATCGAGGAGCGGCCGGTCCCGCGCATCGGCCCCGGCGAAATCCTCGTCAAGATTCTCGCCTCCGGCATCTGCGGCTCCGACGTCCTGGAGTGGTACCGCATCAAGAAGGCGCCCATCGTCCTCGGGCACGAGATCGCGGGGGAGATTGTCATGGTCGGCGAAGGCGTCGCGAAGGTCAAGGTCGGCGACCGCGTTGCCGTCAACCATCACGTTCCCTGCAACACGTGCCACTATTGCCTCGCCGGCCATCATACCGCCTGCGAGACGCTCCACACGACGAATTTCGACCCCGGCGGGTTCGCCGAGTACGTCCGCGTCCCCGCGCTCCAGACGGACCGGGGCGTGTATCCGCTGCCCGCGGGCGTCACGTTCGAGGAAGGCTCGTTTGCCGAGCCCTTGGGGTGCGTCGTCCGCGGCCAGCGGAGCGTCGGCCTTCGGCCGGGGCAGAGCGTCGCGGTACTCGGGGCGGGCGTCTCAGGCATCCTGCACATCGCCTTGGCCAAGGCCGTCGGCGCGGGGCGCATCCTAGCGACCGACATAGATGCGTTCCACTTAGGTCTCGCGCGGCGGTTCGGCGCGGATGAGGCGTTTGATGCGCGCCAGGACGTGCCGACCATGCTTAGGAAGGCGAACGGCGGGCGCGGACTCGACCTCGTGGTTGTCTGCTGCGGGGCGCTCTCGGCCTTCGAGCAGGCCCTCGCCAGCGTGGACCGCGGCGGGACGGTCCTCTGCTTCGCGACCACCGACCCCGGCGTCGAACTTCGCGTGCCCTTGAACGATTTCTGGCGGAACGACGTCACGCTGAAGCCTTCCTACGGCAACTCGCCGTCAGACGCGACGACGGCCCTTGAGTTGATTGCCGCGCGGCGCGTGCCCGTGGCCGACATGATTACGCACCGCCTGCCGCTCCAGGAGACGCAGGAGGGTTTTCGCCTCATGTCCATGGCTGGCGGCCGGAACCTTAAGGTCGTCATCCTGCCGCACGGATAA
- a CDS encoding type II toxin-antitoxin system HicB family antitoxin, protein MVHEFNVVIEKDADGYFVASVPALRGCHTQAKSLDVLMKRVKEAIRLCLEVEEPVATEFVGVQRVAVTE, encoded by the coding sequence ATGGTGCACGAATTCAACGTTGTGATCGAAAAGGATGCGGACGGATACTTTGTGGCCTCGGTTCCCGCCCTTCGAGGCTGCCACACGCAAGCCAAGTCGCTCGATGTCCTCATGAAACGGGTCAAGGAGGCCATTCGGCTCTGCCTGGAGGTCGAAGAGCCTGTGGCCACTGAATTCGTGGGCGTGCAGCGTGTGGCGGTGACCGAATGA
- a CDS encoding type II toxin-antitoxin system HicA family toxin has protein sequence MSRLPALTGLRLIKALQKSGFEVIRRRGSLRHPDGRCAVVPVHRGETIGRGLLARILKDCEITRDNLRKML, from the coding sequence ATGAGCAGGCTTCCGGCGCTCACGGGACTTCGCCTGATCAAAGCCCTTCAGAAGTCCGGGTTCGAAGTCATACGCAGAAGGGGAAGCCTGCGGCATCCGGACGGCCGGTGCGCCGTCGTCCCCGTTCATCGTGGAGAGACCATCGGGCGCGGCCTGCTTGCTCGAATCCTCAAGGACTGCGAGATCACCCGAGACAATCTTCGGAAAATGCTTTGA
- a CDS encoding L-rhamnose isomerase, with the protein MKRPKPSAQGEKVAHEAYEIARGAYAALGVDTETAIERAARVPISVHSWQGDDLRGFEAGQGPADSGGLLATGNYPGRARSADELRGDLDQVLALVPGLHRVNLHAIYAETGGRKVDRDALEPKHFAGWIDWAKKRGIGLDFNPTFFAHPKAADGLTLSHPDPGIRAFWIAHGIACRRIGEAMARALGSPAVVNLWIPDGSKDLPADRWSPRRRLRESLDAIYADDLGIDRRLCLDSVESKLFGLGSEAYVVGSHEFYLAYALARGLAVCLDMGHFHPTEAVHDKLSAILVFADWLLLHVSRAIRWDSDHVVLFDDDVRAVFQELVRGKALGRVKVALDYFDASINRVAAYVIGARAVRKAVLYALLEPGDRLGALEAEGKGAQKLALLEEAKTLPFGAVWDMLCLRAGVPPDGGWMPKVEAYEKDVLARRRSP; encoded by the coding sequence GTGAAACGCCCCAAACCGTCCGCTCAGGGCGAAAAGGTTGCCCACGAGGCCTACGAGATCGCCCGCGGCGCCTATGCCGCTCTAGGCGTCGACACCGAGACGGCGATCGAGCGTGCCGCGCGCGTGCCGATCTCGGTCCACTCGTGGCAGGGCGACGACCTCAGGGGATTCGAGGCCGGCCAAGGCCCGGCGGATAGCGGCGGCCTCCTCGCGACGGGCAATTACCCCGGCCGCGCACGCAGCGCCGACGAACTTCGCGGGGACCTCGACCAGGTGCTCGCCCTCGTGCCCGGCCTGCACCGGGTGAACCTGCACGCCATCTATGCCGAGACGGGCGGCCGGAAAGTGGACCGCGATGCGCTCGAGCCGAAACATTTCGCCGGATGGATCGACTGGGCCAAGAAGCGGGGTATCGGCCTGGATTTCAACCCGACGTTTTTCGCGCATCCGAAGGCGGCGGACGGACTGACGCTCTCGCACCCGGACCCGGGCATCCGCGCGTTCTGGATTGCGCACGGCATCGCGTGCCGGCGGATCGGCGAGGCGATGGCGCGGGCTCTCGGCTCACCGGCCGTCGTCAACCTCTGGATTCCCGACGGCTCGAAGGACTTGCCGGCCGACCGCTGGTCGCCGCGGAGGCGCCTGCGGGAGTCGCTCGACGCGATCTACGCCGACGATCTCGGGATCGACCGGCGTCTCTGCCTCGACTCGGTCGAGTCGAAACTCTTCGGCTTGGGGAGCGAGGCGTACGTCGTCGGCTCGCACGAGTTCTACTTGGCGTACGCGCTCGCGCGCGGCCTGGCGGTGTGTCTCGACATGGGCCACTTCCATCCGACCGAGGCGGTCCACGACAAACTGTCGGCCATCCTGGTGTTCGCCGATTGGCTGCTGCTGCACGTCAGCCGGGCGATCCGCTGGGACAGCGACCACGTCGTCCTCTTCGACGACGACGTGCGGGCGGTGTTCCAGGAACTGGTGCGCGGGAAGGCGCTCGGCCGCGTGAAGGTCGCACTGGACTATTTCGATGCGAGCATTAACCGCGTCGCCGCCTACGTCATCGGGGCGCGGGCCGTCCGCAAGGCCGTCCTGTATGCGCTGCTGGAGCCGGGCGATCGGCTGGGGGCGCTCGAGGCCGAAGGCAAGGGCGCCCAGAAACTCGCGCTCCTGGAAGAGGCCAAGACCTTGCCGTTCGGCGCCGTCTGGGACATGCTGTGCCTGCGCGCGGGCGTGCCGCCGGACGGCGGATGGATGCCGAAGGTCGAGGCGTATGAGAAGGACGTGCTGGCCAGGCGAAGGAGCCCGTGA
- a CDS encoding ImmA/IrrE family metallo-endopeptidase, which produces MERKADALLCETFPTGVSVPVDIDFIAENRLQLEIFPVPGLEANYSVWGSFWKTAEGRYKLIIDQDVMDDRPNLYRFTLGEEIAHYVLHRNHFVRVQNVKEACQVQKELQADLHHMERNAKWFSAAILMPSQVLREEANRTYGKLVSHVGYGDTDAILKKLTALLARQFRVSAQAMSIRLDNHPCNVAEAVRTAMAGHHADLWEYGS; this is translated from the coding sequence TTGGAACGTAAGGCAGACGCCCTGCTCTGCGAAACATTTCCGACCGGCGTGAGTGTACCAGTAGATATTGATTTCATAGCAGAAAACCGCTTGCAGCTGGAGATCTTTCCTGTTCCCGGCCTTGAGGCAAATTACAGTGTGTGGGGCTCTTTCTGGAAAACTGCAGAAGGACGGTACAAACTCATAATTGACCAGGACGTGATGGATGACAGGCCCAACCTATACCGATTCACTTTGGGCGAGGAGATCGCGCATTATGTTCTGCACCGCAACCATTTCGTGCGGGTACAGAATGTCAAAGAGGCCTGCCAAGTGCAGAAAGAACTACAGGCAGATTTGCATCACATGGAACGCAACGCCAAGTGGTTCTCGGCTGCTATTCTAATGCCAAGCCAAGTCCTTCGCGAAGAGGCAAACCGCACATATGGCAAACTCGTATCACACGTTGGCTACGGTGACACCGATGCCATCTTGAAGAAGCTGACGGCGCTGCTGGCACGTCAGTTCAGAGTTTCAGCCCAAGCCATGAGCATCCGCTTGGACAACCATCCTTGTAACGTTGCCGAGGCGGTTCGAACGGCGATGGCGGGGCACCATGCAGATCTCTGGGAGTATGGTTCGTAA
- a CDS encoding helix-turn-helix transcriptional regulator — MAREETFGTYLRSLRLRAGFGLRTFAETVGLKPSNLSRLETGRMAPPTSSERLAQIAEALDLGEESPEFRKLNDLAASARPGTVPPDVKDYAARQPGVPLLLRTAKGKQLDEAEFRRLAEYIAEHF, encoded by the coding sequence ATGGCACGCGAAGAGACATTCGGGACGTATTTGCGCAGTCTGAGACTCCGGGCAGGATTCGGCCTGCGGACCTTCGCAGAGACGGTCGGCCTGAAGCCGTCCAACCTGTCTCGCCTGGAGACTGGCCGGATGGCGCCGCCCACGTCGTCGGAAAGGCTGGCACAGATCGCGGAGGCGCTGGACCTCGGCGAAGAATCGCCGGAGTTCAGGAAACTAAATGACTTGGCCGCGAGTGCCAGGCCTGGTACAGTACCGCCAGACGTGAAGGACTACGCGGCCCGGCAACCGGGCGTCCCGCTTCTGCTGAGGACGGCCAAGGGAAAACAACTCGATGAAGCCGAGTTCCGACGACTCGCCGAATACATCGCGGAGCACTTCTGA
- a CDS encoding sigma-70 family RNA polymerase sigma factor: MTLRFGTSGGPADSELVSQVVGGDGAAFGPIVERYQDRLYNTVYRMVGSAEDARDLVQEVFVKAYENLASFKGTSSLYTWLFRIAVNASLSHRRKRKWVRMAGPAADPGDGEPSSGWADPADGDPAREMLAAETETAVQQALAQLDDEHRTVVVLRDIQHCDYREIADILGVPTGTVKSRLHRARLLLRDKLQPLLKA; this comes from the coding sequence GTGACATTGCGATTCGGAACCAGCGGCGGCCCGGCAGACTCGGAACTGGTCAGCCAGGTCGTCGGAGGCGATGGAGCCGCGTTCGGCCCGATCGTCGAACGCTACCAGGACCGGCTCTACAACACCGTCTACCGGATGGTGGGGTCGGCCGAGGACGCCCGGGATCTGGTGCAGGAAGTGTTCGTCAAGGCGTACGAGAACCTGGCGAGTTTCAAGGGCACGAGCAGCCTGTACACGTGGCTCTTTCGCATTGCGGTGAACGCGAGCCTCAGCCATCGCCGAAAAAGGAAGTGGGTTCGGATGGCGGGGCCGGCCGCCGATCCCGGCGACGGGGAACCGTCGAGCGGGTGGGCGGACCCCGCGGACGGGGACCCGGCGCGCGAGATGCTCGCCGCCGAAACCGAAACCGCCGTCCAGCAGGCCTTGGCCCAGTTGGACGACGAGCACCGGACCGTCGTGGTGCTGCGGGACATTCAGCACTGCGATTATCGGGAGATTGCCGACATCCTGGGCGTGCCGACGGGAACGGTCAAATCCCGGCTGCATCGGGCCCGGCTCCTGCTGCGGGACAAGTTGCAGCCGCTGCTGAAAGCGTGA